One window from the genome of Bacillus tianshenii encodes:
- the rplL gene encoding 50S ribosomal protein L7/L12, translated as MSKEQIIEAIKEMSVLDLNDLVKAIEEEFGVTAAAPVAVAGGAAGGEAAAEQTEFDVVLENAGSSKIKVIKVVREITGLGLKEAKELVDNAPKAIKEGVAKEEAEELKGKLEEVGASVEVK; from the coding sequence ATGTCAAAAGAGCAAATCATTGAAGCGATTAAAGAAATGTCAGTTTTAGATCTTAACGATCTTGTAAAAGCAATCGAGGAAGAATTCGGCGTAACTGCTGCTGCTCCAGTAGCGGTTGCAGGTGGCGCTGCAGGCGGAGAAGCTGCTGCAGAGCAAACTGAATTCGACGTTGTTCTTGAAAATGCAGGAAGCTCAAAAATCAAAGTTATCAAAGTTGTTCGTGAAATCACAGGCCTTGGTCTTAAAGAAGCGAAAGAACTTGTTGATAACGCTCCAAAAGCAATCAAAGAAGGCGTTGCTAAAGAAGAAGCTGAAGAGCTTAAAGGCAAGCTAGAAGAAGTTGGAGCTTCTGTAGAAGTTAAGTAA
- the secE gene encoding preprotein translocase subunit SecE, protein MQRITQFLRDVGREMKKVSWPKKKELTRYTITVVTTVAFVAVYFAVVDLGISELIRLILE, encoded by the coding sequence ATGCAACGGATTACACAATTTTTACGAGACGTTGGCCGAGAGATGAAGAAGGTTAGTTGGCCGAAGAAGAAAGAATTGACACGCTATACCATTACGGTTGTTACAACAGTGGCATTTGTAGCGGTCTACTTTGCGGTTGTTGACCTTGGAATTTCAGAGTTAATTCGATTGATTCTTGAATAA
- the rpmG gene encoding 50S ribosomal protein L33: MRKKVTLACGVCHNRNYSTMKNSTQTAERLMMKKFCKHCNAHTDHRETK, translated from the coding sequence ATGCGTAAAAAAGTAACGTTAGCTTGTGGTGTTTGCCACAATCGTAACTACTCAACTATGAAGAATTCAACACAAACCGCAGAACGTCTTATGATGAAGAAGTTTTGCAAACACTGTAATGCTCATACCGACCACCGTGAAACGAAATAA
- the rplJ gene encoding 50S ribosomal protein L10 — MSSIIEQKKTLVGEIAEKLRDSKTTIFVDYRGLDVAEVTELRKQLREAGVEFKVYKNTMLRRAADEVELSDLNGHLVGPTAVAFGTEDVVAPAKVLNNFAKDHEALEFKVGVMEGKIMSVEEVKALAELPSREGLLSMLLSVLQAPMRNFALATKAVADQKEEQGA, encoded by the coding sequence ATGAGCAGCATTATCGAACAAAAGAAAACTCTAGTTGGCGAAATCGCTGAAAAACTTCGTGATAGCAAAACAACTATCTTTGTAGACTACCGTGGCCTAGACGTTGCAGAAGTTACTGAACTTCGTAAGCAACTTCGTGAAGCTGGCGTTGAGTTCAAAGTATACAAGAACACAATGCTTCGCCGCGCTGCAGATGAAGTTGAACTATCAGACTTGAATGGGCACCTTGTCGGTCCTACAGCTGTTGCATTTGGCACAGAGGATGTTGTAGCACCTGCAAAAGTGTTAAACAACTTCGCAAAAGACCATGAGGCACTTGAATTCAAGGTTGGTGTTATGGAAGGTAAAATCATGTCTGTAGAAGAGGTTAAAGCTCTTGCAGAACTTCCATCACGCGAAGGTCTACTTTCTATGTTGCTTAGCGTGCTTCAAGCACCTATGCGTAACTTTGCCCTTGCTACAAAAGCAGTGGCAGACCAAAAAGAAGAACAAGGCGCATAA
- the nusG gene encoding transcription termination/antitermination protein NusG codes for MEKNWYVVHTYSGYENKVKANLEKRVESMGMQDKIFRIVVPEEEETEVKNGKRKVVKRKVFPGYVLAELVMTDDSWYVVRNTPGVTGFVGSTGSGSKPIPLQPDEVDVILKRMGMEHKSTEVDFELKETVKVTEGPFADFTGSIEEIDVDKQKVKVHVSMFGRETPVELDFTQIEKI; via the coding sequence ATGGAAAAGAATTGGTATGTAGTTCATACGTATTCCGGTTACGAAAACAAAGTAAAGGCCAATCTTGAAAAACGTGTCGAATCAATGGGGATGCAGGATAAGATTTTCCGCATTGTTGTGCCGGAAGAAGAAGAAACAGAAGTGAAAAACGGTAAACGCAAGGTTGTTAAACGTAAAGTGTTTCCGGGCTATGTGCTAGCTGAATTAGTCATGACGGACGATTCTTGGTATGTAGTTCGTAATACACCAGGGGTAACAGGATTCGTTGGCTCAACTGGATCTGGGTCAAAACCGATTCCGCTTCAACCAGATGAGGTTGATGTTATTCTTAAGCGCATGGGTATGGAACACAAGTCGACAGAAGTTGATTTCGAGTTGAAAGAGACTGTTAAAGTAACAGAAGGTCCTTTCGCTGATTTCACAGGTTCGATTGAAGAAATAGATGTGGACAAGCAAAAAGTAAAAGTTCACGTCAGCATGTTTGGGCGCGAAACGCCTGTAGAGCTTGACTTCACGCAAATCGAAAAGATTTAA
- a CDS encoding class I SAM-dependent methyltransferase, producing the protein MTEHYFSNRPSSAREPFSFSYQLRGFTFTFHSDRGVFSKQEVDFGSRLLIELFEEPSISGELLDIGCGYGPVGLALAKSFPARNIVMSDINERAIELAKQNAEENQVSNVEVFPSDVFSEMQGRKFAAILTNPPIRAGKQVVHQIFEEAFGYLEEQGELWVVIQKKQGAPSALEKLEKIYSEVEVLKKKKGYYIIRAIKS; encoded by the coding sequence ATGACGGAACACTATTTTTCTAATCGTCCCTCATCTGCTCGTGAGCCATTCTCTTTTTCCTATCAACTAAGAGGTTTCACGTTTACCTTCCATTCTGATCGAGGAGTTTTTTCTAAGCAAGAAGTGGATTTCGGATCGCGTTTATTAATTGAGTTGTTCGAGGAGCCGAGCATTTCAGGTGAATTGTTGGATATCGGTTGCGGGTATGGACCTGTAGGTTTAGCATTAGCCAAATCGTTTCCAGCGAGAAATATTGTTATGAGTGATATTAATGAACGTGCGATTGAGTTAGCGAAGCAAAATGCTGAAGAGAATCAAGTAAGTAATGTGGAAGTGTTTCCGAGCGATGTCTTTTCAGAAATGCAAGGCAGAAAATTCGCAGCCATTCTAACGAATCCTCCTATTCGTGCTGGGAAACAAGTTGTTCATCAAATATTTGAAGAGGCATTTGGATATTTAGAAGAACAAGGTGAACTCTGGGTTGTTATTCAGAAGAAACAAGGAGCACCATCGGCCCTTGAAAAGTTAGAGAAGATTTATTCAGAAGTGGAAGTCCTCAAAAAGAAAAAAGGCTACTATATTATTCGTGCAATAAAATCTTGA
- the rplA gene encoding 50S ribosomal protein L1, whose amino-acid sequence MAKKGKRFAELTKLVDRSKAYPVEEAVELVKKTATAKFDESVETAFRLGVDPKKADQQIRGAMVLPHGTGKTQRVLVFAKGEKAKEAEAAGADYVGDAEYINKINQGWFDFDVVVATPDMMAEVGKLGRVLGPKGLMPNPKTGTVTFEVEKAINDIKAGKVEYRVDKAGNIHVPIGKVSFDNEKLAENFKAIVETIQKAKPAASKGTYMRNVSIASTMGPGIKVDVSSVVSAN is encoded by the coding sequence ATGGCTAAAAAAGGTAAACGCTTTGCTGAGTTAACAAAATTAGTTGACCGTTCAAAAGCTTATCCAGTAGAAGAAGCAGTAGAGCTTGTTAAGAAGACAGCGACTGCTAAGTTTGATGAATCAGTTGAAACAGCTTTCCGTTTGGGAGTAGACCCTAAGAAAGCAGATCAACAAATCCGCGGTGCGATGGTATTGCCACATGGTACAGGTAAAACACAACGTGTTCTTGTATTCGCTAAAGGTGAAAAAGCAAAAGAAGCAGAAGCTGCTGGCGCTGACTATGTTGGCGATGCAGAGTACATCAACAAAATCAACCAAGGTTGGTTCGACTTTGATGTAGTTGTAGCAACTCCTGACATGATGGCTGAAGTTGGTAAGCTTGGTCGCGTATTAGGTCCAAAAGGTCTAATGCCTAACCCTAAGACTGGAACAGTTACGTTCGAAGTCGAAAAAGCAATCAACGACATCAAAGCTGGTAAAGTTGAATACCGTGTAGACAAAGCTGGTAACATCCATGTTCCAATCGGTAAAGTTTCTTTCGATAACGAAAAGCTTGCTGAGAACTTCAAAGCGATTGTTGAGACAATCCAAAAAGCAAAACCAGCTGCTTCAAAAGGTACTTACATGCGTAACGTATCAATCGCATCTACAATGGGCCCTGGTATCAAAGTTGATGTTTCTTCTGTAGTTTCTGCAAACTAA
- the rplK gene encoding 50S ribosomal protein L11: MAKKVIKVVKLQIPAGKANPAPPVGPALGQAGVNIMGFCKEFNARTADEAGMIIPVEITVFEDRSFTFITKTPPAAVLLKKEAGIESGSGEPNRNKVATVKRDQVRKIAETKMPDLNAADVEAAMRMVEGTARSMGIIVED; encoded by the coding sequence GTGGCTAAAAAAGTAATCAAGGTTGTAAAACTACAAATTCCTGCTGGTAAAGCCAATCCAGCTCCACCGGTAGGTCCTGCACTTGGTCAAGCTGGTGTTAACATCATGGGATTCTGTAAGGAGTTCAATGCTCGCACAGCTGATGAAGCAGGTATGATTATCCCGGTTGAAATTACGGTATTTGAAGACCGTTCATTTACATTCATCACTAAAACCCCGCCTGCTGCAGTGCTTCTTAAGAAAGAAGCTGGCATCGAGTCAGGTTCTGGTGAGCCTAACCGCAACAAAGTAGCGACTGTTAAACGCGACCAAGTTCGCAAAATCGCTGAAACTAAGATGCCTGACCTTAACGCTGCTGACGTTGAAGCAGCTATGCGTATGGTTGAAGGTACTGCCCGCAGCATGGGTATCATCGTGGAAGACTAA